The Halomonas sp. 'Soap Lake #6' genomic sequence CGCAGACGTTACGCACTGGTGGGATAACGGCAATAACCAAATAGCGTTTAGCCGAGACACTCAAGGCTTTCTTGCTATTAACCGTGAACACAACGATTTAACACGCACATTCGACACCAACATGGCCGATGGCCACTACCAAAACGTCGTGGATGATGACCAATGTGTTGCCGTTGAAGACGGACAACTCACGTTAAACATCCCTGGCATGTCTGCCGCCGCGCTACATGTCGGCGCCCCCTGCCCAGCGCCATAACTCTGGGTATGCGATACAGGCCCTCAGCCGCTGCCTCACTAGCATTTATTTGCTATCGCTTGGCGGTTGATCATGTTTTCCGCTTATTGGTCGGCGCTGCAAGGTACGGTTTTACAGCGCGACAAGCACCAGCCCCAAGAGCATTACCAATGTACCGACGGCTTTGGCCGTCGATGCTGGCTCTTTTAGCCATAGCACGCCCATCAATACACCCACTGGGATAGACAACTGACGCAGCGCCACGATGTAACTGACTTCTTCTGTGAGCGCTAGGGCGATTAATACCAGGCCGTAGGTGCAGGTCATCATCAGGCCTGTGGCGACTAGCATGGTTAATCCCTGCTGGCGCAGCGCAGGTAGGCGGCGGCGCTCCGCCGGTAGCAGCGCCAGTAGCGGGAGCGCCCAGGTTAGCGTCATCAACGCTTGCAGCACCATGAACACCGCTCCGGCGGTTAACCCGCTATGCCCCACACCCTGCATTAACCCCAACGCCTGCTTATCTATTAGTGAGTAACCAACAGTGCCTACCGCTGCCAGCAACGCAAAGCCCATGGCAGGTGTGAGGTAGGTGGATAGCCTGCGCGCGTCTGG encodes the following:
- a CDS encoding drug/metabolite transporter, encoding MSPAALTLVLVSVCMHAGWNVLGKRNAPSLGAFSLAYGAGGAVLIPLLWLGPSLSALPTAFWGWLALSGLCQMLYMGGLAWAYARGEVSVLYPIARALPVVLVPLVSIALLGNRVLDGWDGIGMALVVAGALCLPLSHPDARRLSTYLTPAMGFALLAAVGTVGYSLIDKQALGLMQGVGHSGLTAGAVFMVLQALMTLTWALPLLALLPAERRRLPALRQQGLTMLVATGLMMTCTYGLVLIALALTEEVSYIVALRQLSIPVGVLMGVLWLKEPASTAKAVGTLVMLLGLVLVAL